The DNA region CCATCGGAGCCACGTTGCCGTCCATGGAGAAAACGCCGTCTGTTACAACAATGCGGAAACGCTGGGCCTGTGCTTCTTGCAGACACTTTTCCAGTTCGGCCATGTCGGCATTGGCATAGCGGTAACGTTTGGCTTTGCACAGGCGTACACCGTCAATGATGGAGGCATGGTTCAGGGAATCGGAGATGATAGCATCTTCCTCGCTGAATAGAGGTTCGAACACTCCACCATTGGCATCAAAACAGGCAGCATATAGTATGGTGTCTTCGGTTTTGAAATAGTCGGAGATAGCGGCTTCCAGTTCTTTGTGGATGTCTTGTGTTCCGCAGATGAAACGTACGGAAGACATGCCGTAGCCACGGTGATCCATCATCTTTTGGGCAGCGGTAATCAGTCGCGGATGGTTGGACAAACCCAGGTAATTGTTAGCGCAGAAATTCAGCACTTCCTTCCCTTTTACGGTGATGGCGGCTTGTTGCGCACTCTCGATCAGGCGCTCTTCTTTGTAGAGTCCGGCCTCTTTGATTTCAGCAAGCGTATTGCTGAGGTGTTCTTTCATTTTCCCGTACATAGCTTTATAAATTAAAAGTTTGTCATCTTATTACTAAACGATACAAAGGACACGATTTTTCTTCAAATAAACAATAGCAAAATGATAGAATAATGAAAAAAAAGTATGTATATTTGCACGTCTCTAAGGATGGAGCACCTTATAAATAAGTCGTATGAAGAATATTTTGGTAATTGGAGCAACCGGACAGATAGGTTCGGAACTCACATTGGAATTGCGTAAACGTTATGGAGATGACCATGTTATAGCCGGATACATTCCGAGTGCTATGCCTAAAGGAGAATTGAAAGCATCGGGGCCTTCTGCTATTGCTGATGTAACCGACCGTCAGTCTATTGAAGTGGTGGCGCGCCAATTCAAGATTGATACGATTTATAATCTGGCAGCTTTGCTCTCGGTGGTTGCCGAAAGCCGTCCGGCTATGGCTTGGAAAATTGGTATAGACGGATTATGGAATGTGCTGGAAGTGGCGCGTGAATATGGCTGCGCAGTGTTTACTCCGAGTTCTATCGGTTCGTTTGGAGAAGCTACGCCTCATGTGAAGACGCCGCAAGATACGATTCAGCGTCCTCGTACGATGTATGGCGTAACCAAGGTAACTACTGAATTGTTGAGCGATTATTATTATACTAAATATGGAGTAGATACCCGTGCGGTTCGTTTTCCGGGCATCATTTCCAATGTAACTCCTCCGGGAGGGGGGACTACAGACTATGCGGTCGATATTTTTTACTCCGCAGTGAAAGGTGAAAAGTTCGTATGCCCTTTGAAACCCGGTACTTATATGGATATGATGTATATGCCCGATGCGCTGAATGCAGCCATTTCGTTGATGGAAGCAGCACCGGCACGTCTGAAGCATCGGAACGCTTTCAATATCGCTGCCATGAGTTTTGATCCGGAAGAAATCTGCCGGGAGATAAAAAAGCATGTACCCGATTTTGAAATGGTATATGAGATTGACCCATTGAAGCAATCCATTGCCGACAGTTGGCCCGACAGCTTGGATGACAGTTGTGCTCGTGAAGAGTGGGATTGGAAACCGCAATATGATTTAGAATCCATGACGGTGGACATGCTTGAGAAGTTAAGAGCTAAACTAAATAAGTGACCTTCAGGGGCCGGTAAAGAATGAGAAAAATAGGATTGGGGTTCTTGCTTCTCGTTTTCTTGGTGTCGTGCGGCAACAAGAAGACGAAGATGGATCCTTTTGCGACAATCACCAATTTGGTGGATTCGGCTGCACACAAAGCTGATACTGTACCACAGGCTGAAGTTGATAATGACCCTAAGCCAATAGAAGCGGATGAATCGTTTGATGATTTCGTCTATAGTTACGCTTCGGATGACGCCCTGCAACGGCAGCGGACTAAGTTTCCATTGCCTTTTTACGACGTTGATAAACCTTCTAAAATAGAGAGGGGGGAGTGGGAACATGATTATCTGTTTACCCAGCAGAGCTATTACACATTGCTCTTCGATGATGAAGATGACTTGGAATTGGTGGGAGATACTGCCTTGACATCCGTACAGGTGGAATGGATTTTGCTGGAAAACCGTATGGTGAAGAAATACTATTTTGAACGTATCAAGGGTGTCTGGATGCTGGAAGCTATTAATCTCCGGCAGATAGAGCAGGGGGAGAATGAAGACTTCGTTGCGTTTTATTTGCGTTTTGTGACTGATAGTGTTTATCAGAGCCGGCATATTCGCGAACCTTTAGAGTATATCACGATAGATCCGGATGATGAATTCTCTATCCTGGAGACTACACTCGACTTGAACCAGTGGTATGCTTTCCGTCCGGTATTGCCTGTAGACAAACTGTCCAATATCAATTACGGACAAAAGAATAGCGATTACTCTAATACGAAAATCCTGAAAGTAAATGGGATTGGAAATGGATATACCAATATTTTCTATTTTCGCAGACATCGCGGAGAGTGGGAGTTATATAAGTATGAGGATACGAGTATTTAGGAAATTACGAATGACGAATGACGAATGATGGAGCATGAGATGAGAAAAATACCCAATACATTCGGACTTGATGTAGAAGCTGCCGTGTTTTTGGAATACAGCTCAGTAGAAGAATTGGAGAAGTTGATTGCCGCCGAACGCATTACTTCTCCTTATCTGCATATTGGAGGAGGGAGCAATCTGCTGTTTACCGGAAATTATGAGGGGGTGATATTGCATTCGCGCATTGGCGGCATTGAAGTAACGGCTGAAGATGAAGAAAAGGTTTCGGTGCGTGTAGGTGCCGGTGTGGTGTGGGATGATTTCGTGGGCTATTGTACGGATCGAGGTTGGTATGGAGTTGAAAACCTGTCTCTTATTCCCGGGGAGGTGGGAGCTTCGGCTGTACAGAATATCGGTGCTTATGGCGTGGAAGTGAAAGATCTGATTTCTTTCGTAGAAACGGTGAACATACAAGGGGCGAAGCACGTTTACCAAACGGATGAATGTGATTATTCATACCGGAACAGTGTTTTTAAACGGCCGGAAATGAAGCAGGTGTTTGTTACGCATGTTGGTTTCTCTTTGAGTAAGAAAGAGTCTTATACATTGGACTATGGTACTATTCGTCAGGAACTTGAGAAATACCCGAAAGTTGACTTGAAGACATTACGACAGGTTATTATCAATATTCGTGAAAGTAAATTGCCTGATCCGAAAGTACTGGGTAATGCCGGAAGCTTCTTTATGAATCCTGTCGTTGCACGTGAAGTTTTTGAAGCTTTACGGGAACAATATCCTCAGATGCCTTTTTATGAAATGGGTGCTGACCGGATAAAAATTCCTGCCGGTTGGATGATAGACCAGTGTGGTTGGAAGGGGAAATCGCTGGGACCTGCCGCCGTGCATGATAAGCAGGCATTGGTGTTGGTAAACCGGGGTGGGGCAACGGGGGCTGATATCGTAGCCCTTTCGGATGCTGTAAGGGCGTCAGTTCGCGATAAGTTTGGCATTGACATACATCCCGAAGTGAATTTTATTTGAAGTAATCATGATTATCAGAGGTCGCTTTTGAAAGAACTGATGATTGATAATTAATATGTAATTAAAGTGAAACTAAGAATATTAGGAAGCGGAACATCGACAGGAGTGCCTGAAATAGGTTGTAAGTGCGAAGTTTGCACTTCTGCCGATCCGCGTGATAACCGCTTGCGTGCGTCTTCTTTGTTGCATACGGATGATGCGGTGATACTGATTGATTGCGGACCGGATTTCCGGGAACAGATGTTGAGGGTAGCCTCATTTGAAAAAATAGATGGAGTGCTGATTACTCATGAGCACTATGACCATGTAGGAGGGTTGGATGATCTTCGTCCTTTCTGCCGTTTCGGCGAGATTCCCATATATTCCGATGACTATACGGCAACTCACTTGCGTGCACGAATGCCCTATTGTTTTTTGGAACATAAATATCCCGGTGTACCTCAGATTTTCTTGCAAGAAGTGGAGCCGGGAAAAAACTTCTTTATCAATCATACGGAGATTATTCCTTTTCAGGTGATGCACGGGCGTCTGCCTATTCTGGGGTATCGTATAGGTAAGCGTTTGGCTTATATTACAGATATGCTGACCATGCCTGAAGAGTCCTATGAACAATTGCAAGACTTGGACGTTCTGGTTGTGAATGCCTTGCGTGTCAAGCCGCATCCTACGCATCAGAGTATTTCCGAGGCATTGGAGACGGCGAAGCGCATCGGTGCGCGCGAAACTTATTTTATTCACATGAGCCATCATGCCGGATTGCATGGCGAACTCGAAAAGCAGCTTCCACCTGATGTGCATCTGACTTTTGATGGAATGGAAATAGAGTTTTAAAGGCAGGCATTCTAAAACTTTTTATATCTACTAAAGTTTTTGAAACATTTGTTTTGTTTTATTAGTAGAAATACTTATTTTTGCCGAAACTTGATGCCTGAAAAACCATGAAGTTACGCCTTGTCATAAGAATTGCCATGATTGTGTCCATAGTGTTGCTATGTACGGGGTTCGGGGTGTATTCATTCTTTAGGTTGAATGAGGTGGAGAGTCAGAAAGATTTTAATCTCTATACTCTAGTGCCTCAAAGCGCAATAGCTGTGCTGGAAACAGACCGTATGGCAGAATTGGTGGATGACATCAACCTGTTGAGTTGCAGCAAAGATAATCACTTCCTTTATGCTTCCGAACTTTTTGTTTATCTGAAGAACTATCTGCATACCTTGCTGGAGGATACTCCGCACGGACTTAGTAAGCAGATGAACAAAATGCTTATCAGTTTTCATGAGCCGGATACACCGTTGAACCAAGTGTTGTATTGCAGTCTGGGATCAGGTGATTATGAGTTGGTGGAGTCATTCATCAGGAAATATTGTTCCAGTTCATTCCCTTCTAAATTCTTTGATTACAGAGGTGAGGAGATCAGTATTTATCCTATGCCTGACGGACGTTTCCTTTCAGCGTATTTTACATCGGACTTTCTGGCGATCAGCTTTCAGAAACGATTGATAGAACAGGTGATTGACGCGCGGCTCTCCAAAAAGTCGTTGATAGACATGCCTTCATTCAAACTGATGCATGCCGGGAAGAATGCGAACGTGGAAGCTACGGTGTATGTGCGCATTAAATCGGTGGAGATGGGTAAAAAAACAGATGGTATTCGTTCGCAGACCTATTTGGGAAGTTGGGCGGAATTTGATTTGAAGCTGAATGAAAATGCTATTTATTGTTCGGGGATTAGTCACGGATCGGACACTACGCATACTTTTATAAATGCTTTGCGTCGCCAGCAGCCGGTAGAGGGGTTTCCGGGAGAACGGCTTCCACTTTCTACTTTCTTTTATGATTGTTGGGCCATTTCGGACATGGATGCTATGTGCAGCTTTACGGCGAAACAGGAATATGCCAAGGCAACTTATTCCGATTATATTAAAGAAAGAGATGAAGAATGGATGGATTTCTTGAAAATGTATGCAGGAGATCAGATGATATCCTGTCTCTTTCAGTC from Bacteroides sp. MSB163 includes:
- a CDS encoding NAD-dependent epimerase/dehydratase family protein, which encodes MKNILVIGATGQIGSELTLELRKRYGDDHVIAGYIPSAMPKGELKASGPSAIADVTDRQSIEVVARQFKIDTIYNLAALLSVVAESRPAMAWKIGIDGLWNVLEVAREYGCAVFTPSSIGSFGEATPHVKTPQDTIQRPRTMYGVTKVTTELLSDYYYTKYGVDTRAVRFPGIISNVTPPGGGTTDYAVDIFYSAVKGEKFVCPLKPGTYMDMMYMPDALNAAISLMEAAPARLKHRNAFNIAAMSFDPEEICREIKKHVPDFEMVYEIDPLKQSIADSWPDSLDDSCAREEWDWKPQYDLESMTVDMLEKLRAKLNK
- a CDS encoding DUF4348 domain-containing protein, with amino-acid sequence MRKIGLGFLLLVFLVSCGNKKTKMDPFATITNLVDSAAHKADTVPQAEVDNDPKPIEADESFDDFVYSYASDDALQRQRTKFPLPFYDVDKPSKIERGEWEHDYLFTQQSYYTLLFDDEDDLELVGDTALTSVQVEWILLENRMVKKYYFERIKGVWMLEAINLRQIEQGENEDFVAFYLRFVTDSVYQSRHIREPLEYITIDPDDEFSILETTLDLNQWYAFRPVLPVDKLSNINYGQKNSDYSNTKILKVNGIGNGYTNIFYFRRHRGEWELYKYEDTSI
- the murB gene encoding UDP-N-acetylmuramate dehydrogenase — translated: MMEHEMRKIPNTFGLDVEAAVFLEYSSVEELEKLIAAERITSPYLHIGGGSNLLFTGNYEGVILHSRIGGIEVTAEDEEKVSVRVGAGVVWDDFVGYCTDRGWYGVENLSLIPGEVGASAVQNIGAYGVEVKDLISFVETVNIQGAKHVYQTDECDYSYRNSVFKRPEMKQVFVTHVGFSLSKKESYTLDYGTIRQELEKYPKVDLKTLRQVIINIRESKLPDPKVLGNAGSFFMNPVVAREVFEALREQYPQMPFYEMGADRIKIPAGWMIDQCGWKGKSLGPAAVHDKQALVLVNRGGATGADIVALSDAVRASVRDKFGIDIHPEVNFI
- a CDS encoding MBL fold metallo-hydrolase, with the translated sequence MKLRILGSGTSTGVPEIGCKCEVCTSADPRDNRLRASSLLHTDDAVILIDCGPDFREQMLRVASFEKIDGVLITHEHYDHVGGLDDLRPFCRFGEIPIYSDDYTATHLRARMPYCFLEHKYPGVPQIFLQEVEPGKNFFINHTEIIPFQVMHGRLPILGYRIGKRLAYITDMLTMPEESYEQLQDLDVLVVNALRVKPHPTHQSISEALETAKRIGARETYFIHMSHHAGLHGELEKQLPPDVHLTFDGMEIEF
- a CDS encoding DUF3352 domain-containing protein is translated as MKLRLVIRIAMIVSIVLLCTGFGVYSFFRLNEVESQKDFNLYTLVPQSAIAVLETDRMAELVDDINLLSCSKDNHFLYASELFVYLKNYLHTLLEDTPHGLSKQMNKMLISFHEPDTPLNQVLYCSLGSGDYELVESFIRKYCSSSFPSKFFDYRGEEISIYPMPDGRFLSAYFTSDFLAISFQKRLIEQVIDARLSKKSLIDMPSFKLMHAGKNANVEATVYVRIKSVEMGKKTDGIRSQTYLGSWAEFDLKLNENAIYCSGISHGSDTTHTFINALRRQQPVEGFPGERLPLSTFFYDCWAISDMDAMCSFTAKQEYAKATYSDYIKERDEEWMDFLKMYAGDQMISCLFQSKDTVNEIPCAVMSVPVKNVLQAERRLQSLLYTSPKEMDAPPVPQAYPDYHLYPKAKGYRYYILPRNTLLTQLTGITESALYTYVCFYCGHLLMAPDVVSLTAYIDAMENEEVLDDIPLYEEGIGSLSPTYSFVMMVDMEKMVEQPETYVRLIPNFFFRQAKFFRHFVLSIQFTCVDEVVYPNLVFLYKGDKI